CCGGAGAACGCGCTGTTGTCGGAATATGAGTCGAATATGGCCTTCAGAGTCTCGTCTATCATCTGAGAGAATCTCTTCCTGACCTCTTCGGTCTCGGTGAGCAGGAGAGGGTCAGTGCATGACATCCGCATCGACCTCTTTCACGACCTTCGAGAAGATGGCCAATGCCTGGTCGATCTCCTCGTCCGTGATGGTCAGTGCGCACAGGCATCTCATGACAGAGCCGAAACGTCCGCCCTTCTCCATGATCAGCCCATTTTCGAGGCACATGCGCTGGACACGCGCTGTGATCTCCCCGTCAGGCATGGGTGTGCCCATGATGTCCTTGGGTCCGTTGGGGTTGATGAACTCGATTCCGAGCATGAGTCCGGTTCCGCGGACGTCTCCGATGATCGAGACATCTTTCTGGAGCTTGAGCAGTCCCTCCTTCATGCGGTTACCCTTGCGGGTGACCTCATCGAGGAATCCGGGCTGACTGATCCTTTCGATGACGATCTTTCCGGCTGCCATTGCAAGCTGGTTCCCGCGGAAGGTACCTGCGTGGGCACCGGCGGTCCATGCGTCGAGTCTCTTGTCGTAGACGACCACCGACATGGGCTGTCCTCCCCCAACGGCTTTGGAGATGAGGATGACGTCGGGGACGATGCCTGCGTGCTCGAATGCGAACACCTTTCCTGAACGTCCCATGCCGCACTGGATCTCGTCGCAGATGAGGGGGATGTCAAGTTCCTTTGTGATTCTGCGTACGGCCTGAAGGAATTCCACGGGGGCAGGGATGACTCCGCCCTCTCCCTGGATTGCTTCAAGGATGACCGCCGCGGGTTTGATGACCCCGCTCTCGGGGTCCTTGAGAAGTCTCTCGAAATAGTTGATGCAGGCCTTGGTCCCGGCTTCTCCGCCCAATCCCATCGGACAGCGGTATGAGTACGGGTAAGGCATGAATTGGACACCGGGCATGATGTTGGGGACCTTGCTCTTCGCATTGAGGTTACCGGTCAGCGCCATGGCTCCATGGCTCATCCCGTGGTATCCGCCTGAGAATGCTATGACTGTGCTCCTTCCTGTAGCTGTCTTACAGAGCTTGATCGCAGCTTCCGTTGCGTCCGATCCGGACGGGGAACAGAACTGCACCTTCGCTTTTTCTGCAAGTTCCTTGGGAACGATGGAGAACAGAGCTTGGACGAACTCGTCCTTCATGGGTGTGACAAGGTCCAACATGTGGAGGGATGCTCCGGATTGGATCAGCTCGATCATGGCTTTGCTGACCTCGTCATCATTGTGGCCCAGTGCAAGGGTTCCTGCACCGTTCAGGAAGTCAAGGTAGCGTTTGCCCTCAATATCCTCCACCCAAGACCCTTTGGCTTTCATGATTGCCACGGGGAATTTGCGTGGATAGCTCCTGGCGGAGGACTCATAGCCCTCCTGGCGCTCGATGAAGTACTTGTTCGTATTCTGGTTCATTATAAAAGGGTACTAAACCATTGCTTTTAACCATTGCCCTTGCGGGTGGACATAAAGGGCTGTTCTGTTGGAACCAGCATCACCATCCGTCGGGAACCTTCGAGTCTAGTATCTTATAGAAAGATACTAAGTCGGAGACCGGTCTGGAGTAGGAGACGATCAGACCGGACGAATCGAGCTCTTCTTTTGATTGGGAGGCGGCCAGGCCGTCGAATGCGATGAACAGGGGGATGACACGTATTCTGCTGATCCCTGATCCCTTGACGGATTGTATCGCTTCGCTTATGCTCCTTCCGTGGCGGCAGAAGGCGATCTCCGTCCTCCATCCGCATCCTTCGAGTTTCTCCGCATAGAATCTGGCGGTATCCTCGGATTCCCTTGTTTCGGAGCCGTATGCTAGGATGAGGAGAGCGGTATCCTGTCTGACCGTCCCTTCTCTGGCGATCAGCTCCTCCGCCAAGGCATAGTTCTTTCCCAGCGCGGTCGCGAATCTTGTTGCGATGTCCTTCCCGTTCATCATCCTCCAGGAACCGCAGTTGTCGGGAAGCCCTAGCTTCTTGGGCATGGTCCACACCGTCATCTTTCCTTCAGAGATGGAGAGCGGAAGGATCACGAACGTGTCCACACCATCCCTGTTCATGGATTCCATGACCGTATCCGATGAAGGTGAGCCGTAATGGTATCCGATATGCACGTTCTTCCTGCCGTTGGATCTCAGATAATCCGCACATCTCTCTGCCACAGATCTTTCGCCTTCGGAGCTGGCGTGCTGTGCGAGAACTATTATTCCGGACCTCATTGACAGTAACACTATTTCATTATAGATAACATATGGTATGCTTTAAATCGTAATTCGTGTTACCAAGGATTCATGACATACGGATGCGATCCTGAGAACGACCCTGAGGTTCTGAGGAGTTTTGCAAGGCAGGCCTACGGCCACGAGATTTGGTTAGACAAGGTATTCCGTGAGGATGATGAGATCTGCGTGTACGGATTGTACGGGCACAAGATGATCCCC
The window above is part of the Thermoplasmata archaeon genome. Proteins encoded here:
- a CDS encoding aminotransferase class III-fold pyridoxal phosphate-dependent enzyme translates to MNQNTNKYFIERQEGYESSARSYPRKFPVAIMKAKGSWVEDIEGKRYLDFLNGAGTLALGHNDDEVSKAMIELIQSGASLHMLDLVTPMKDEFVQALFSIVPKELAEKAKVQFCSPSGSDATEAAIKLCKTATGRSTVIAFSGGYHGMSHGAMALTGNLNAKSKVPNIMPGVQFMPYPYSYRCPMGLGGEAGTKACINYFERLLKDPESGVIKPAAVILEAIQGEGGVIPAPVEFLQAVRRITKELDIPLICDEIQCGMGRSGKVFAFEHAGIVPDVILISKAVGGGQPMSVVVYDKRLDAWTAGAHAGTFRGNQLAMAAGKIVIERISQPGFLDEVTRKGNRMKEGLLKLQKDVSIIGDVRGTGLMLGIEFINPNGPKDIMGTPMPDGEITARVQRMCLENGLIMEKGGRFGSVMRCLCALTITDEEIDQALAIFSKVVKEVDADVMH